One part of the Lytechinus pictus isolate F3 Inbred chromosome 3, Lp3.0, whole genome shotgun sequence genome encodes these proteins:
- the LOC129257004 gene encoding uncharacterized protein LOC129257004, which produces MNRISLNILLAAGIITSLLSCVLCQGWRPACPKPCRCSLDRSPQQTYSLGPGAYKQVDCRYGNLFNIPPNLPPDTQVLLLSNNFINVITPLELEQVPHLKKLDLSHNYITDIAPETFKFNADLKMLNLGWNQIVVIANSAFDGLSALSRLLLSSNQLVDVPNAIQNLISLVLLELSRNQIVTVNQNSFAGLGQLQFLNLRSNQLETVAPLTFNDLRSLVNLHLTANKLKVLPANVFRNLNNLADISLGMNDLEQIPPYIFYGLRSVRHIDLHNNKLTHLPSTLFQGMAALQEIDLNGNNILRVPPTLFRGLVNLRSIEFTGNDLLEPLPVSLLYGLQSLQSVELHLVQNIPTAMFRSVPQLTILEITESDIPVLPYQIFQNLPNLQTLILRDNGIGIIPSGTLNGLTSLRSLDLSLNALTSLNETTFGAMYSIRELFLQDNLITSVSRGAFSSMTQLQTLRLDVNILRELRADAMPENAALKTLQLADNPLERVDGAMFSRLPNLAHMTMDSRRLICDCHMSEFAKWMQRNQNTIDTTSELVCGTPSGFRNRPLLNLISNPRNPFRCAYPAITTLPKTQHKAVSTGATFTLPCKLTAQAAARTRWQLPNRPGISVPSYRQEATYDPIGHLKVNGDGSLVVYNASAEDSGLYHCNTRNSMGSDNITYAVAVLAPNAPTAPGILPKIPPVESTAQGNTTFSIPKPQQPTRGMPPTRRTHIGPVQPTITSQRNDTANVHPPFGATVKAMGPGQGAQKTTLHPLTVNSKTGEPKMADRTLVPTFASWTTRSPGQKVPWGTAMPPLFEGSTDTPLGTIVPNLKCFPNPCQNGGTCNMVPNESIESESENLSSEKSLFAVFNDAFRSRKPRSAENAMKKALAPSRQIRCSCLKKYGGPLCQILKPGNPTKVAVVESTNDVITLSWSQAVKGEVAGYRVFYSLVGDRTVVKSIPIHPDVNLFSMNKLKKDSTYRICVIAFNKGGESSIGEENCIWAETVTQNRSTSPIFSTQFIAIAAGIVSLFAVALFSAYCYLRTKKKRDSFEEAVVVQRPAPRPASAAAEVFRRSLRRPMGSYYSNMDDLMLIDMNQQTNRQMYMNPFDARHSAMLHDMESRRPTQSQSAPKIFTKPNQRRTLRIQEDTVL; this is translated from the coding sequence ATGAATAGGATCAGTTTGAATATTCTGCTTGCAGCTGGTATCATCACTAGTCTTCTGAGCTGTGTCCTCTGCCAGGGCTGGAGACCAGCTTGTCCAAAGCCATGTCGCTGTTCATTAGATCGTAGCCCTCAACAGACTTATAGCCTTGGACCAGGAGCTTACAAGCAGGTCGACTGTCGCTATGGAAACCTATTCAATATACCCCCAAACCTTCCACCAGATACTCAAGTGTTACTTCTCTCCAACAATTTTATAAATGTGATTACTCCCCTTGAGTTGGAGCAGGTTCCCCACCTGAAAAAGCTGGACCTGTCCCACAATTACATCACAGATATTGCACCAGAGACTTTCAAATTCAATGCAGATTTAAAGATGTTAAATCTTGGATGGAACCAGATTGTTGTGATAGCTAACAGTGCATTTGATGGATTAAGCGCCCTCTCTAGACTTTTGCTGTCATCTAACCAGCTTGTTGATGTTCCAAATGCTATACAGAATTTAATATCTTTAGTATTATTGGAGCTTTCTCGCAACCAGATTGTGACAGTAAATCAGAATTCATTTGCAGGTCTCGGACAATTGCAATTCTTAAATCTTCGAAGCAACCAACTAGAAACTGTTGCTCCACTCACTTTTAATGACTTAAGATCACTAGTCAATCTTCATCTGACAGCAAACAAATTGAAGGTCTTGCCTGCCAATGTGTTCAGAAACTTGAACAACTTGGCTGACATTTCACTCGGTATGAATGACCTTGAGCAGATTCCTCCATACATCTTCTATGGATTAAGATCTGTGAGACATATTGACCTTCATAACAACAAGCTAACTCATCTTCCATCCACTCTTTTTCAAGGAATGGCAGCACTGCAGGAGATTGACCTTAATGGAAACAATATTTTAAGAGTTCCTCCAACCCTTTTCAGAGGCCTTGTAAATCTCCGTTCAATTGAATTCACTGGCAATGATCTCCTTGAACCCTTACCTGTAAGTCTATTATATGGTCTTCAATCTCTCCAAAGTGTCGAACTCCACCTGGTGCAGAATATTCCAACAGCAATGTTCAGGTCTGTACCGCAACTCACCATTTTAGAAATTACAGAAAGCGATATACCCGTCCTGCcatatcaaatatttcaaaacttgCCAAATTTACAGACTCTTATTCTTCGAGATAATGGCATAGGAATTATTCCATCAGGTACGCTAAATGGACTAACAAGTCTAAGAAGTTTAGATCTGTCACTAAATGCACTTACATCCCTAAATGAAACAACATTTGGTGCCATGTACTCTATTAGAGAACTATTCTTACAGGATAACCTGATCACTTCTGTCTCGCGTGGAGCATTCAGTAGTATGACACAGCTGCAGACCCTGAGGCTTGATGTTAACATTTTAAGAGAGTTGCGCGCTGATGCAATGCCTGAGAATGCTGCACTCAAGACACTGCAGTTAGCTGATAACCCATTGGAGCGTGTTGATGGTGCAATGTTTTCAAGACTCCCCAATCTAGCTCATATGACCATGGATAGCAGAAGATTAATCTGTGATTGTCACATGTCAGAATTTGCTAAATGGATGCAGAGGAATCAAAACACAATTGATACAACTAGTGAGCTTGTTTGTGGAACACCATCTGGATTCAGGAACAGACCTCTATTGAATCTCATCTCAAATCCTCGAAATCCATTTCGGTGTGCATATCCAGCTATTACCACATTGCCCAAGACACAACATAAAGCAGTGTCAACTGGAGCTACATTCACTCTCCCATGTAAATTAACTGCCCAGGCAGCTGCAAGGACAAGGTGGCAACTCCCAAATCGTCCAGGTATCTCAGTTCCATCTTACCGACAGGAGGCCACTTATGATCCTATTGGTCATTTGAAAGTCAATGGTGATGGCTCTCTAGTGGTATACAATGCAAGTGCTGAAGACAGTGGGTTGTATCACTGCAACACCAGGAATTCTATGGGCTCTGACAATATTACTTACGCTGTCGCCGTTCTTGCACCAAATGCTCCAACAGCACCCGGTATTCTCCCAAAGATTCCTCCTGTAGAATCTACAGCACAAGGAAATACAACATTCTCAATTCCAAAGCCACAACAACCCACTCGTGGCATGCCACCTACTAGGAGAACCCATATTGGACCAGTTCAACCAACAATTACCTCTCAAAGAAATGATACTGCAAATGTTCATCCTCCATTTGGGGCAACTGTTAAGGCAATGGGTCCAGGTCAAGGAGCTCAAAAAACAACCCTGCACCCACTGACTGTCAATTCAAAAACAGGAGAGCCTAAAATGGCTGACAGAACATTGGTCCCAACCTTTGCATCTTGGACAACAAGAAGTCCAGGACAAAAAGTCCCATGGGGAACTGCAATGCCTCCACTGTTTGAAGGGTCCACAGATACACCTTTAGGAACGATTGTCCCAAACTTGAAATGTTTCCCAAATCCCTGTCAAAATGGAGGTACATGCAATATGGTACCAAATGAAAGTATTGAGTCAGAAAGTGAAAACTTGAGCTCTGAAAAGTCATTGTTTGCTGTCTTCAATGATGCATTCCGATCAAGAAAGCCTAGATCTGCagaaaatgcaatgaaaaaagcATTAGCTCCAAGCAGACAAATCCGCTGCTCATGTCTGAAAAAGTATGGAGGGCCCTTATGCCAAATCCTTAAGCCGGGTAACCCTACCAAAGTAGCCGTTGTGGAATCTACCAATGATGTGATTACTCTCAGTTGGTCACAAGCTGTCAAGGGTGAAGTTGCTGGTTACAGGGTATTCTACAGCCTCGTTGGGGATCGCACAGTAGTAAAGAGTATTCCGATTCATCCAGATGTTAACCTCTTCTCTATGAACAAGCTCAAAAAGGATTCCACATATCGCATCTGTGTGATAGCATTCAACAAAGGGGGTGAAAGCTCTATTGGAGAGGAAAATTGCATTTGGGCAGAAACAGTTACACAAAACAGGAGCACTAGTCCAATATTTAGCACTCAGTTCATTGCTATTGCAGCTGGGATTGTCTCGCTGTTTGCTGTAGCTTTGTTTAGTGCTTATTGTTATCTGCGGACAAAGAAAAAGCGAGACAGCTTTGAAGAAGCAGTGGTTGTGCAAAGACCAGCACCGAGGCCAGCATCAGCAGCTGCAGAAGTGTTTAGAAGAAGCCTTAGGAGGCCAATGGGTTCATACTATTCCAATATGGATGACTTAATGCTCATAGACATGAATCAACAAACAAACAGGCAAATGTACATGAATCCATTTGATGCACGGCATTCTGCAATGCTTCATGACATGGAGTCCAGAAGACCAACACAGAGTCAAAGTGCTCCGAAAATTTTTACAAAACCGAATCAAAGACGAACTCTTCGCATTCAAGAGGATACTGTCTTATGA